Proteins from a genomic interval of Bradyrhizobium sp. CCGB01:
- a CDS encoding alpha/beta fold hydrolase has translation MQSLHVNGYDMPYLDVGEDRGRPPLVCVHGSLNDFRVWSCVLGPLTQRHRVIAVSLRHFFPERWDGLSDTYSIAQHVLDVIAFIERLDLGPVDLMGHSRGGHICFRVAQARPDLLRRLVLAEPGGELDASLDPDYIGGPSPLLARFTASAEKIRDGDVDGGLAVFVDTLEGAGTWPRLPAMVKQNLRDNAMTLIGQVRDNRPPFSKADAESIQMPTLFILGARTKGLLPKVLHALAAHVPYSKTAIIPNATHPMFEQAPQKYSEVVLDFLAS, from the coding sequence ATGCAAAGCCTCCACGTCAACGGATACGACATGCCCTATCTCGACGTGGGCGAAGACCGGGGCCGCCCACCGCTGGTCTGCGTCCACGGCTCGCTCAACGACTTCCGCGTCTGGAGCTGCGTGCTCGGGCCGCTGACGCAGCGGCACCGGGTCATCGCTGTCAGCTTGAGGCACTTCTTCCCGGAGCGCTGGGATGGCCTCAGCGATACCTATTCGATCGCCCAGCATGTCCTGGACGTCATCGCGTTCATCGAGAGGCTCGATCTTGGGCCGGTCGATCTGATGGGCCATTCCCGCGGCGGGCACATCTGTTTTCGCGTGGCGCAAGCGCGGCCGGATCTGCTGCGACGGCTCGTCCTCGCCGAACCCGGCGGCGAGCTCGATGCGAGCCTCGACCCCGATTACATCGGCGGCCCCTCGCCGCTGCTGGCGAGGTTCACGGCCTCGGCCGAGAAGATCAGGGACGGCGACGTCGACGGCGGCCTCGCCGTCTTCGTCGACACGCTGGAGGGCGCCGGCACCTGGCCGCGGCTGCCGGCGATGGTGAAGCAGAACCTTCGCGACAACGCCATGACGCTGATCGGCCAGGTCCGCGACAACCGCCCACCGTTCTCGAAGGCGGATGCGGAATCGATTCAGATGCCGACGCTCTTCATTTTGGGCGCGCGGACCAAGGGCCTGCTGCCAAAGGTGCTGCATGCGCTGGCCGCCCATGTGCCCTACTCCAAGACGGCGATCATCCCGAACGCGACGCATCCGATGTTCGAGCAGGCGCCGCAAAAATACTCCGAAGTGGTTCTGGATTTCCTGGCGAGCTGA
- a CDS encoding enoyl-CoA hydratase/isomerase family protein, producing the protein MSQPLLIEHDDGVDRVTLNRPENLNALDPALIDALNVYFQGLQRNRDTRVVVLKGAGKNFCAGLDLKAAMARRAGQQEPPGVTESLDSQRRIADIVMLMRRCPQPIISLVQGAAAGGGFALALASDIRIATRSARMNCAFIKLGLGGCDIGTSYFLPRLVGVSVASELILTGRFIGAERALAVGLVSEVVDEDKLDDAAAPYVDAMMTASPVGLRLSKECLNMSVDAGSLEAVIAMEDRNQVLCSRSEEFSEGIRAFLEKRKPVYIRR; encoded by the coding sequence ATGTCCCAACCGCTGCTGATCGAGCACGACGACGGCGTCGACCGGGTGACGCTCAATCGGCCCGAAAACCTCAACGCGCTCGATCCGGCGCTGATCGATGCGCTCAACGTTTATTTCCAGGGCCTCCAGCGCAATCGCGACACGCGCGTCGTGGTGCTGAAAGGCGCCGGCAAGAACTTCTGTGCAGGCCTCGACCTCAAAGCCGCAATGGCGCGTCGTGCCGGGCAGCAGGAGCCACCCGGCGTCACCGAGTCGCTGGACTCGCAGCGCCGCATCGCCGACATCGTGATGCTGATGCGGCGTTGCCCGCAGCCGATCATCTCTCTGGTGCAGGGCGCGGCGGCCGGTGGTGGCTTTGCGCTGGCGCTCGCCTCCGACATCCGCATCGCGACGAGGTCGGCGCGCATGAACTGTGCCTTCATCAAGCTCGGCCTTGGCGGCTGCGATATCGGCACCAGCTATTTCCTGCCGCGTCTCGTCGGCGTTTCCGTCGCGTCCGAGCTGATCCTCACTGGACGCTTCATCGGCGCCGAGCGTGCGCTCGCGGTCGGGCTGGTGTCGGAGGTCGTCGATGAAGACAAGCTCGATGATGCCGCCGCGCCCTATGTCGATGCGATGATGACGGCCTCGCCCGTGGGGCTTCGGCTGTCAAAGGAATGTCTCAACATGAGCGTCGATGCGGGATCGCTGGAAGCCGTTATCGCGATGGAGGATCGCAACCAGGTCCTTTGCAGCCGCTCCGAGGAATTTTCGGAAGGCATCAGGGCCTTCCTTGAGAAGCGAAAGCCTGTCTATATCAGGCGCTGA
- a CDS encoding sigma-70 family RNA polymerase sigma factor encodes MSQKSFEENFLSQQFEASRDHLRAVAYRMLGSGAEVDDAVQEAWLRVSRYDMSDIANLRGWLTTVVARICLDMLRARKSRKEDPMGPHVAEPVDETWEREAEMADSVGAALLVVLETLQPAERLAFVLHDMFAVPFEEIAPIVGRSVDASRQLASRARRRVQGAPVPETDLSHQRKIVDAFLRASREGNFEGLLAMLDPDVVFRADDAAVRLGTLPEIRGADAVAQLYKGRAQAARTALVDGEIGVAVILGGQLRIALRVTFNGERIAGIEAMADAERIAALEVEVLER; translated from the coding sequence ATGAGCCAAAAAAGCTTCGAAGAAAATTTTCTCAGCCAACAGTTCGAGGCCAGCCGCGACCATTTGCGCGCCGTCGCCTACCGGATGCTGGGTTCCGGCGCTGAGGTCGACGATGCCGTGCAGGAGGCCTGGCTGCGGGTCAGCCGCTACGACATGTCCGATATCGCGAATTTGCGGGGCTGGCTGACGACTGTGGTCGCGCGCATTTGCCTCGACATGCTGCGCGCACGGAAGTCGCGCAAGGAAGATCCGATGGGCCCGCACGTGGCCGAGCCGGTCGACGAGACGTGGGAGCGCGAGGCGGAGATGGCCGATTCCGTCGGCGCGGCGCTGCTGGTCGTGCTGGAGACCTTGCAGCCGGCGGAGCGGCTTGCCTTCGTGCTGCACGACATGTTCGCCGTCCCCTTCGAGGAGATCGCGCCGATCGTCGGCCGTTCGGTCGATGCCTCGCGCCAGCTCGCGAGCCGCGCGCGGCGGCGGGTGCAGGGCGCGCCGGTGCCGGAGACGGACCTGTCGCACCAGCGCAAGATCGTCGATGCTTTCCTCAGGGCTTCGCGCGAAGGCAATTTCGAGGGACTGCTGGCCATGCTCGATCCCGACGTCGTATTCCGTGCCGACGACGCCGCAGTGCGGCTCGGCACGCTGCCGGAGATCCGCGGTGCCGATGCGGTGGCGCAGCTCTACAAGGGCCGTGCCCAGGCTGCGCGGACTGCGCTGGTCGACGGCGAGATCGGCGTCGCCGTCATCCTCGGCGGACAGCTGCGCATCGCGCTGCGCGTGACGTTCAACGGCGAGCGGATCGCCGGGATCGAGGCCATGGCCGATGCGGAGCGGATTGCCGCGCTCGAGGTTGAGGTGCTGGAGCGCTAG
- a CDS encoding acetyl-CoA C-acetyltransferase, translated as MAEAYIVAAARTAGGRKGGRLAGWHPADLAAKVLDELVDRTKVDPALVEDVIMGCVMQVGEQSNNVARNAIMASKLPESVPGTSIDRQCGSSQQALHFAAQAVMSGAMDVVIAAGVESMTRVPMGLSSQLAAKNGFGHYKSPGIEAKYPNIVFSQFTGAEMMAEKYGLSKDDLDEYSYNSHQRAIAATQAGHFKKEIVPLEITRADGSKDTHHIDEGIRFDATLDGIKGVKLIAENGKLTAASASQICDGASGVMVVNERGLKQLGVKPLARIHHMTMTGGDPVIMLDAPLHATKRALEKAGMKIDDIDLFEVNEAFASVPTGWLKTTGADPSRLNVNGGAIALGHPLGGSGTKLMTTLVHALHQRGKRYGLQTMCEGGGMANVTIVERL; from the coding sequence ATGGCCGAGGCTTACATCGTCGCCGCTGCGCGTACCGCGGGCGGGCGCAAGGGGGGCCGCCTCGCCGGCTGGCATCCGGCCGATCTCGCGGCGAAGGTGCTGGACGAGCTGGTAGATCGCACCAAGGTCGATCCCGCTTTGGTCGAGGACGTGATCATGGGCTGCGTGATGCAAGTCGGCGAGCAGTCCAACAACGTCGCGCGCAACGCGATCATGGCGTCAAAACTGCCGGAGAGCGTGCCGGGCACCTCGATCGACCGGCAATGCGGCTCCTCGCAGCAGGCGCTGCACTTTGCCGCGCAGGCCGTGATGTCCGGCGCGATGGACGTCGTGATCGCCGCCGGCGTGGAATCGATGACGCGCGTGCCGATGGGCCTGTCCTCGCAGCTCGCCGCCAAGAATGGCTTTGGCCATTACAAGAGCCCGGGCATCGAGGCGAAGTATCCGAACATCGTCTTCAGCCAGTTCACCGGCGCCGAGATGATGGCCGAGAAGTACGGCCTGTCGAAGGATGATCTCGACGAATACTCCTACAACAGCCATCAGCGCGCGATCGCGGCGACGCAGGCCGGTCACTTCAAGAAGGAGATCGTGCCGCTCGAGATCACCCGCGCCGACGGCTCCAAGGACACCCACCACATCGACGAAGGCATCCGATTCGATGCCACCCTCGACGGCATCAAGGGCGTCAAGCTGATCGCGGAGAACGGCAAGCTGACCGCGGCCAGCGCCAGCCAGATCTGTGACGGCGCCTCCGGCGTCATGGTCGTGAACGAGCGCGGCCTCAAGCAGCTCGGCGTCAAGCCGCTCGCGCGCATCCACCACATGACCATGACCGGCGGCGATCCCGTCATCATGCTCGACGCTCCCCTGCACGCCACCAAGCGCGCGCTGGAGAAGGCCGGCATGAAGATCGACGACATCGACCTGTTCGAGGTCAACGAGGCCTTCGCCTCGGTGCCGACCGGCTGGCTGAAGACCACCGGCGCTGATCCAAGCAGGCTCAACGTCAACGGCGGCGCGATCGCGCTTGGCCATCCGCTCGGTGGCTCCGGCACCAAGCTGATGACCACGCTGGTCCACGCCCTGCACCAGCGCGGCAAGCGCTACGGCCTGCAGACCATGTGCGAAGGCGGCGGCATGGCCAACGTGACGATCGTGGAACGACTGTAA
- a CDS encoding methylated-DNA--[protein]-cysteine S-methyltransferase, with the protein MTDQHFALFDTRIGLCAIAWGPRGINGTQLPMGGEEKIRTRISQRHADASETEPTAEVQQAIDRIVKLLAGEPDDLTDIPLDLDGVPEFNRGVYEIARAIPPGKTVTYGDIAKQLGGVQLSRDVGQALGRNPCPIVVPCHRVLAAGNKPGGFSANGGVVTKLKMLEIEGALVNHTPSLFD; encoded by the coding sequence ATGACCGACCAGCATTTTGCCCTGTTCGACACCAGGATCGGCCTCTGCGCCATCGCCTGGGGCCCGCGCGGCATCAACGGCACCCAGCTGCCGATGGGCGGCGAGGAGAAGATCCGCACCCGCATCAGCCAGCGACATGCCGACGCCAGCGAGACCGAGCCGACCGCCGAGGTGCAGCAGGCGATCGACCGCATCGTGAAATTGCTCGCGGGCGAGCCTGACGATCTCACCGACATCCCGCTCGATCTCGACGGCGTGCCCGAGTTCAACCGTGGCGTCTACGAGATCGCCCGCGCCATCCCGCCGGGCAAGACCGTCACCTATGGCGACATCGCCAAGCAGCTCGGCGGCGTCCAGCTGTCGCGCGATGTCGGCCAGGCGCTCGGCCGCAACCCGTGCCCGATCGTCGTGCCCTGCCATCGCGTGCTCGCGGCCGGCAACAAGCCCGGCGGCTTCTCGGCGAATGGCGGCGTGGTGACGAAGCTGAAGATGCTCGAGATCGAGGGCGCGCTGGTGAACCACACGCCGAGCTTGTTTGATTGA
- a CDS encoding AMP-binding protein — protein MSGSAAAVMTKPAFRKVEWLARDIDVERRDDGTVVLKSRIPLQAYETHLPASLAKWAKEAPERIWLAQRGGPSREWRKVSYGEAKRTVDALTQALLNLKLDGRPVTILSGNSIEHALMTQAAMQARSPAAPVSPAYSLMSHDHVKLKYLFDLIKPAVVMVQDGPTFEKALKALDLTGVTVVHVARPCDGITSVSFAELAATPATADVAASIAKITAQTVGKLLFTSGSTGMPKAVINTQEMMCANAAMMMQVRPRDPGGPIATMLDWMPWNHTMGGNAAFHPVLVDGGTLYIDDGRPMPGQFEETLRNLREISPTYYANVPAGYAALAAAMEKDDALCRSFFKNLSIMAYGGARLPDDLYDRMQALAVKTTGERIVFYTGWGSTETAPTSTGTYWDTERVGLIGLPFPGVELKMVPCGSKYELRLRGVNVTPGYFGQPDLTRKMFDEEGFYCIGDAGIFVDDTDPVKGIIFAGRVVEDFKLTTGTFVHVGSLRTDTIAAATPVVHDALVAGQDRGFIGLLAWPNLHACRQLVGNLDLSFEDAVKHPEVIACFKRGLETHNRECEGASSRIIARAMLMAEPPSIDGNELTDKGYINQRAGLERRAALVERLYADKPDQDVIILK, from the coding sequence ATGAGTGGAAGCGCGGCGGCAGTGATGACGAAGCCCGCCTTTCGCAAGGTCGAGTGGCTCGCGCGCGACATCGACGTCGAGCGCCGCGACGACGGCACGGTGGTGCTGAAGTCGCGCATTCCGCTGCAAGCTTACGAGACGCATCTTCCGGCCTCGCTGGCGAAATGGGCGAAGGAAGCACCCGAACGCATCTGGCTCGCGCAGCGTGGCGGTCCGAGCCGCGAATGGCGCAAGGTCTCCTATGGCGAAGCCAAGCGCACCGTGGATGCGCTGACGCAGGCCTTGCTCAATCTCAAGCTCGACGGACGCCCGGTCACGATCCTCTCAGGCAACTCGATCGAGCACGCACTGATGACACAGGCCGCGATGCAGGCGCGCTCGCCGGCGGCTCCCGTGTCGCCGGCCTACTCATTGATGAGCCATGATCACGTCAAGCTGAAATACCTGTTCGACCTGATCAAGCCGGCCGTGGTGATGGTGCAGGACGGCCCGACCTTCGAGAAGGCGCTGAAGGCGCTCGACCTCACCGGCGTCACCGTCGTGCACGTCGCGCGTCCCTGCGACGGCATCACGAGCGTCAGCTTCGCCGAACTGGCGGCGACGCCGGCAACTGCCGATGTCGCAGCGTCGATCGCAAAAATCACGGCGCAGACCGTCGGCAAGCTGTTGTTCACCTCCGGCTCGACCGGCATGCCCAAGGCCGTCATCAACACGCAAGAGATGATGTGCGCCAATGCGGCGATGATGATGCAGGTGCGGCCGCGCGATCCCGGCGGTCCGATCGCGACCATGCTGGACTGGATGCCGTGGAACCACACCATGGGCGGCAATGCCGCGTTTCATCCCGTGCTCGTCGACGGCGGCACCCTCTATATCGACGACGGCCGGCCGATGCCGGGCCAGTTCGAGGAGACGCTGCGGAATCTGCGCGAGATCTCGCCGACCTATTACGCCAACGTGCCGGCCGGTTATGCCGCACTCGCAGCGGCCATGGAGAAGGACGACGCGCTGTGCCGCTCCTTCTTCAAGAACCTGTCGATCATGGCCTATGGCGGCGCGCGACTGCCTGACGATCTCTACGATCGCATGCAGGCCCTCGCCGTAAAAACCACCGGCGAGCGCATCGTGTTCTACACCGGCTGGGGCTCGACCGAGACCGCGCCGACCTCGACCGGGACCTATTGGGACACCGAGCGTGTCGGCCTGATCGGCCTGCCATTCCCCGGCGTCGAATTGAAGATGGTGCCGTGCGGCTCGAAATACGAGCTGCGCCTGCGCGGCGTCAATGTCACGCCCGGCTATTTCGGCCAGCCTGATCTGACCAGGAAGATGTTCGACGAGGAAGGCTTTTACTGCATCGGCGACGCCGGCATTTTTGTCGACGACACCGATCCGGTGAAGGGCATCATCTTTGCGGGTCGGGTGGTCGAGGACTTCAAGCTCACCACCGGCACCTTCGTGCATGTCGGCTCGCTCCGCACCGATACGATCGCGGCCGCAACCCCTGTCGTGCATGACGCGCTGGTCGCGGGGCAGGATCGCGGCTTCATCGGCCTGCTCGCCTGGCCCAATTTGCATGCCTGCCGGCAGCTCGTCGGCAATCTTGATCTGAGCTTCGAGGATGCGGTGAAGCATCCAGAGGTGATCGCCTGCTTCAAGCGCGGCCTCGAAACGCACAACCGGGAATGCGAAGGCGCCAGCAGCCGCATCATCGCCCGCGCGATGCTGATGGCCGAGCCGCCCTCGATCGACGGCAACGAGCTCACCGACAAGGGCTACATCAACCAGCGCGCCGGCCTCGAGCGCCGCGCCGCACTGGTGGAGCGGCTCTATGCCGACAAGCCGGATCAAGACGTCATCATTCTCAAGTAA
- a CDS encoding alpha/beta fold hydrolase, whose translation MQSFHVNGYDMAYLEVGDGPPLVCVHGTLGDFRTWYSVLGPLSKSHRVISVSLRHFFPEHWDAVGDDYKMAQHVADTIAFIEQVKPGPVDLMGHSRGGHIAFRVAQARPDLLRKLVLAEPGGDLDASLPVPEGTPAHPPLAAKTIRSVEMIRAGDLDGALQNFYEGIEGDGSWRRVPAAAKQQLRDNTLTFLGQINEQRRPYTLADAQAISTPTLLIGGGATTGSLSVMWRVLAEHIAGAKTAVIPNAGHWMFEQAPLEFGEVVNRFLAE comes from the coding sequence ATGCAGAGCTTTCACGTCAATGGTTACGACATGGCCTATCTCGAAGTCGGAGACGGCCCGCCGCTGGTCTGCGTGCACGGCACGCTCGGGGATTTCCGCACCTGGTATTCGGTGCTCGGTCCCCTATCGAAGTCCCATCGCGTGATCTCGGTGAGCCTGCGGCACTTCTTTCCGGAGCATTGGGACGCCGTCGGCGACGACTACAAGATGGCCCAGCACGTCGCGGACACGATCGCCTTCATCGAGCAGGTCAAGCCCGGGCCGGTCGACCTGATGGGCCATTCGCGCGGCGGTCACATCGCCTTTCGCGTCGCGCAGGCGCGGCCTGATCTCTTGCGCAAACTGGTGCTGGCCGAGCCCGGCGGCGATCTCGACGCCAGCCTGCCGGTGCCTGAAGGAACGCCCGCGCATCCGCCGCTCGCCGCGAAGACGATACGCTCGGTCGAGATGATCCGCGCCGGCGATCTCGATGGCGCGTTGCAGAATTTCTACGAAGGCATCGAAGGCGACGGTTCCTGGCGGCGCGTGCCGGCGGCGGCGAAGCAGCAGCTGCGCGACAACACGCTCACCTTCCTCGGCCAGATCAACGAGCAGCGCAGGCCCTACACGCTCGCGGACGCGCAGGCGATCAGCACACCGACGCTGCTGATCGGCGGCGGCGCGACTACCGGCAGCCTGTCGGTGATGTGGCGCGTGCTGGCCGAGCATATCGCAGGAGCCAAGACGGCGGTGATCCCCAATGCCGGCCACTGGATGTTCGAGCAGGCCCCGCTGGAATTCGGCGAGGTGGTGAACAGGTTTCTGGCGGAGTAG
- a CDS encoding SDR family NAD(P)-dependent oxidoreductase, protein MELKDVAVLITGGGSGLGEATARAMAAKGAKIGVIDQNKDNAEKVAAEVKGVALHADVTSEEQIKAAIAKAEAAHGVARVLMNCAGIGGSQRIVGRDGVYPLEKFARIINVNLIGTFNCLRLFAERLVTIEPVGEERGVIINTASVAAYEGQIGQIAYSASKGGVVGLTLPAARDLSSQKIRVNTIAPGLFFTPLLMGLNEEARKSLGAQVPHPSRLGDAKEYGSLAVHIVENPMLNGETIRLDGAIRMAPR, encoded by the coding sequence ATGGAATTGAAAGACGTAGCCGTTCTCATCACTGGCGGTGGTTCGGGTCTCGGCGAAGCGACCGCCCGCGCCATGGCCGCCAAGGGCGCCAAGATAGGCGTGATCGATCAGAACAAGGACAACGCCGAGAAGGTCGCCGCCGAGGTGAAGGGCGTCGCGCTGCATGCCGACGTCACCAGCGAGGAGCAGATCAAGGCGGCGATCGCGAAGGCGGAAGCCGCGCACGGCGTTGCCCGCGTGCTCATGAACTGCGCCGGCATCGGCGGCTCGCAGCGTATCGTCGGTCGCGACGGCGTCTATCCGCTCGAGAAATTCGCGCGCATCATCAACGTCAATCTGATCGGCACCTTCAACTGCCTGCGGTTGTTCGCCGAGCGCCTCGTCACCATCGAGCCGGTCGGTGAAGAGCGCGGCGTCATCATCAACACCGCTTCGGTCGCCGCTTACGAAGGCCAGATCGGCCAGATCGCCTATTCGGCGTCGAAGGGCGGCGTCGTCGGTTTGACCCTGCCGGCCGCGCGCGACCTCTCCAGCCAGAAGATCCGCGTCAACACCATCGCGCCCGGCCTGTTCTTCACGCCGCTGCTGATGGGGCTGAACGAAGAAGCGCGGAAGAGCCTGGGCGCCCAGGTTCCGCATCCGTCGCGCCTCGGCGATGCCAAGGAATACGGTTCGCTCGCCGTGCACATCGTCGAGAACCCGATGCTCAACGGCGAGACCATCCGCCTCGACGGCGCCATCCGCATGGCGCCGCGGTAG
- a CDS encoding TetR family transcriptional regulator yields the protein MIERSSIEISLSDIAQKSGANAALVKYHFGNKDGLLLALLARDAATEMSNLEYLLAQPITSTAKLKLHIAGIIRAYHRFPYMNRLIHYLLHESVAGSADEVSKFFVAPLLDFHRRLLAEGVSRGEFRATDPVLFYTSLIGACDHLFFGRHAMSRATGVGPVTDDVCRQYIKHMETLICGGILTQAEEAAAAG from the coding sequence ATGATCGAACGCTCCTCGATCGAGATTTCGCTGAGCGACATCGCCCAGAAGTCGGGCGCGAACGCCGCGCTGGTCAAATATCATTTCGGCAACAAGGACGGCCTGCTGCTGGCGCTGCTCGCGCGGGATGCCGCGACCGAGATGTCCAATCTCGAATATCTGCTGGCGCAGCCGATCACGTCGACCGCGAAGCTGAAGCTGCATATCGCCGGCATCATCCGCGCCTATCACCGGTTCCCCTACATGAACCGGCTGATCCATTATCTGCTGCATGAGAGTGTTGCGGGCTCTGCCGACGAAGTCTCAAAGTTCTTCGTCGCGCCGCTGCTCGACTTTCATCGCCGCCTGCTCGCGGAGGGCGTGAGCCGCGGCGAGTTCCGCGCCACTGATCCCGTGCTGTTCTACACCAGCCTGATCGGCGCCTGCGATCACCTGTTCTTCGGCCGGCACGCGATGTCTCGCGCGACCGGCGTCGGTCCGGTCACCGATGATGTCTGCCGGCAATACATCAAGCACATGGAAACGCTGATCTGCGGCGGCATCCTCACGCAAGCCGAGGAAGCCGCTGCGGCCGGATAA
- a CDS encoding carboxymuconolactone decarboxylase family protein — translation MHARMNHPVMVLPEAMNHLQSLGNLTKQGLPEKLLELVHLRASQINGCSVCVDMHPKIARKAGETDERLFAVSAWRDAPYFTDAERAALALTEAVTRVADREDPVPDAVWNEAAKHFDERELATLILSIATINVWNRLNATIKMPVGVWKV, via the coding sequence ATGCACGCCCGCATGAATCACCCGGTCATGGTCCTGCCCGAGGCCATGAACCACCTTCAATCCCTCGGCAATCTGACCAAGCAGGGCCTGCCGGAGAAGCTCCTGGAACTGGTGCACCTGCGCGCCAGCCAGATCAATGGTTGCAGCGTCTGCGTCGACATGCATCCGAAGATCGCCCGCAAGGCTGGTGAGACCGACGAGCGGCTGTTCGCCGTGTCCGCCTGGCGCGATGCTCCGTATTTCACCGACGCCGAGCGCGCCGCGCTGGCACTGACCGAAGCCGTCACGCGCGTTGCCGATCGCGAAGACCCGGTGCCGGATGCGGTCTGGAACGAGGCCGCCAAGCATTTCGACGAGCGCGAGCTCGCAACCCTGATCCTTTCGATCGCGACGATCAACGTCTGGAACCGGCTCAACGCCACGATCAAGATGCCGGTCGGCGTGTGGAAGGTGTGA
- a CDS encoding acyl-CoA synthetase, with product MTHPSIYAKTTPDKIAYQMAGTGKAITYRELDELSNQGANLFRSLGLKAGDHIALLMENRLAFMEICWAAQRSGLYYTAISRYLKQDEIDYIIGDCGAKVVITTPKCADQIKALIKGTAGEPIFYMVDEPQAGFRSYDKEASAQPTTPIAGEVAGYDMLYSSGTTGRPKGIKKAFEGNAIDVPNAFLRVLCADMCGMNADSTYLSPAPLYHAAPLRFNMMAIVLGGTSIIMEHFDAEDFLKLVENYKVTQSQLVPTMFVRMLKLPDEIRAKYNVSTLKGAIHAAAPCPVDVKAKMIDWWGPILIEYYAGSEGNGVTVCNSQQWLEHRGSVGRAVVGKIKILDENDEEQPVGEIGTVYFADAPVFTYHNDPEKTKKAYNAKGWSTLGDVGYLDKDGFLFLTDRKSYMIISGGVNIYPQETEDVLITHPDIADVAVFGVPNEEMGEEVKAVVQPHDMKRAGKELEADLIAYCKTRLSAIKCPRSIDFEAELPRTPTGKLVKRHLRDKYWPKTAAKI from the coding sequence ATGACTCATCCTTCCATTTACGCAAAGACCACGCCAGACAAGATCGCCTACCAGATGGCCGGGACCGGCAAGGCGATCACCTATCGCGAGCTCGACGAGCTCTCAAACCAGGGCGCAAACCTGTTCCGCTCGCTCGGCCTGAAAGCCGGCGACCATATCGCGCTCTTGATGGAGAATCGCCTCGCGTTCATGGAAATCTGCTGGGCCGCACAGCGCAGCGGGCTCTACTACACCGCGATCAGCCGCTATCTGAAGCAGGACGAGATCGACTACATCATCGGCGATTGCGGCGCCAAGGTCGTGATCACCACGCCGAAATGCGCCGACCAGATCAAGGCCCTGATCAAGGGCACGGCAGGCGAGCCGATCTTCTACATGGTCGACGAGCCGCAAGCCGGCTTCCGCTCCTACGACAAGGAAGCATCTGCGCAGCCGACAACGCCGATCGCTGGCGAGGTCGCCGGCTACGACATGCTGTATTCATCGGGCACGACCGGCCGGCCGAAGGGCATCAAGAAGGCGTTCGAGGGCAACGCCATCGACGTGCCGAACGCGTTCCTGCGCGTGCTCTGCGCCGACATGTGCGGCATGAATGCCGACAGCACCTATCTGTCGCCGGCGCCGCTCTATCACGCAGCTCCGCTGCGCTTCAACATGATGGCGATCGTGCTCGGCGGCACCTCCATCATCATGGAGCATTTCGACGCCGAGGATTTCCTCAAGCTCGTCGAGAACTACAAGGTCACGCAGTCGCAGCTGGTGCCTACCATGTTCGTGCGCATGCTGAAGCTGCCGGACGAGATCCGCGCGAAATACAACGTCTCGACGCTGAAAGGCGCGATCCACGCCGCGGCGCCCTGCCCGGTCGACGTCAAGGCAAAGATGATCGATTGGTGGGGACCGATCCTGATCGAGTATTACGCCGGCTCGGAAGGCAACGGCGTCACCGTCTGCAACTCGCAGCAATGGCTTGAGCATCGCGGCAGCGTCGGCCGCGCCGTGGTCGGCAAAATCAAGATTCTGGACGAGAACGACGAGGAGCAGCCGGTGGGCGAGATCGGCACGGTCTATTTCGCCGATGCGCCGGTTTTCACCTATCACAACGATCCCGAGAAGACGAAGAAGGCCTACAACGCCAAGGGCTGGTCGACGCTCGGCGACGTCGGCTATCTCGACAAGGACGGCTTCCTGTTCCTCACCGACCGCAAGTCCTACATGATCATCTCCGGCGGGGTGAACATCTACCCGCAGGAAACCGAGGACGTGCTGATCACCCACCCTGATATCGCCGACGTCGCCGTGTTCGGCGTGCCGAACGAGGAGATGGGCGAAGAGGTGAAGGCCGTGGTGCAGCCGCACGACATGAAGCGCGCCGGCAAGGAGCTCGAGGCCGACCTCATCGCCTACTGCAAGACGCGCCTCTCCGCGATCAAGTGCCCGCGCTCGATCGATTTCGAGGCCGAGCTGCCGCGCACGCCGACCGGCAAGCTGGTGAAGCGGCATCTGCGCGACAAATATTGGCCGAAGACGGCAGCGAAGATTTAG